Below is a window of Ovis aries strain OAR_USU_Benz2616 breed Rambouillet chromosome 20, ARS-UI_Ramb_v3.0, whole genome shotgun sequence DNA.
aggaagaggaggaagaagaagaggaggaggaggaggaggaagaagaggaggaagatgaagAGTCCGGCAATCAGTCTGACAGGGTAGGATGGGAGGCCGGCGGCCCCGGAGGAGTGGAGACTGCAGGACCGGAGGTCTGAGTCCTCCAAGGAGGGGGTTACGGACTGGGGGCCACCCGCCACCCTAatgctcctcctcctgcccagagTGGTTCCAGTGGCCGCCGCAAAGCCAAGAAGAAATGGCGGAAGGACAGCCCGTGGGTGAAGCCATCACGGAAACGGCGGAAACGAGAGCCTCCGAGGGCCAAGGAGCCACGAGGTGAGGAGGCCCCTCTGCTTTGGggtcccctcctccagccccctcccGGCCCCCAGAAAGCGTGCATGCACACCCACGCTCCGCATGCACCCCCGCGTCCAGGCACCTGTGAGCTCGCACtctcactctctctgtctctgtgtcagGAGTGAATGGTGTGGGCTCCTCAGGCCCCAGTGAGTACATGGAGGTCCCTCTGGGGTCCCTGGAGCTGCCCAGCGAGGGGACCCTCTCTCCCAACCACGCTGGTAATTGCCAATTGCCGATTGCCGGGATAGGGAGCCACTAGGGGTGCCCTCAGGGCcagaggggatggggaggagggggaccCCGCTGGAGCTGGGGTGTCCATGACCTGACTTTGGGGGTTCTGGAGCATGGAGGGAAAGTCAGGGTGGGGGTGAGAGGCCCCATGAGGGGTCCTGGTGGGTGAGGGGCTGGGCCGCCCTCAACTCCCTGCTCCCTCTATCCAAGGGGTGTCCAATGACACATCTTCGCTGGAGACAGAACGCGGGTTTGAGGAGCTGCCCCTCTGCAGCTGCCGCATGGAGGCCCCCAAGATAGACCGCATCAGCGAGAGAGCGGGACACAAGTGCATGGCCACGGAGAGCGTGGACGGAGAGGTGGGCCCGGGGCGCTGGCCGGCGAGATGCCAGGGCAGCCGGCCCCGGAGCCCAGCCTCACCTCTTGTCACCCGGCCTCGCCGCCCACAGCTGTCCGGCTGCAACGCTGCCATCCTCAAGCGGGAGACCATGAGACCGTCCAGCCGCGTGGCCCTGATGGTGCTCTGTGAGACCCACCGCGCACGCATGGTCAAACATCACTGCTGCCCCGGCTGTGGCTACTTCTGTACGGCGGTGAGtgaccagcagggcagccaggcGGCATGccccacaggggcaggggctcccGGAGCCTGACTGCGTTGTTTCCTTGCCCCTAGGGCACCTTCCTGGAGTGTCACCCTGACTTCCGTGTGGCCCACCGCTTCCACAAGGCCTGTGTGTCCCAGCTAAATGGGATGGTCTTCTGTCCCCACTGTGGGGAGGACGCATCTGAGGCCCAGGAGGTGACCATCCCCCGGGGGGATGGGGTGACCCCACCAGCTGGCACTGCGGCCcccgctcccccacccctggcccaggATGCCCCCGGGAGAGCGGACACTTCCCAGCCCAGGTACTGGCTTCGCCCTTGCCTTCTGTCTCTTCCCTGCGTGGTCCCCATCTGCCCTAGACATTCGCACCTTCTTCCACAGTGCCCGGATGCGGGGGCAGGGGGAGCCTCGGCGTCCACCCTGTGACCCTCTGGCCGACACCATCGACAGCTCAGGGCCCTCCCTAGCCCTGCCCAACGGGGGCTGCCTCTCAGCTGTAGGGCTGCCACCAGGGCCAGGCCgggaggccctggagaaggcCCTGGTCATCCAGGAGTCGGAGAGGTGAGTAGGGGTTGCACGCGTGGGCGCAGCCGCTGGGACTGGGGCTGGGAGCGTGGATCCGTGGCCCTTGGGACTGGTACTTGAATCTGAGGGCCCCTCTCCCCGGCAGGCGGAAGAAGCTCCGGTTCCACCCCCGGCAGTTGTACCTGTCCGTAAAGCAAGGGGAGCTGCAGAAGGTGATCCTGATGCTGTGTGAGTGTCGCCCTCGCTCATTCAGCAGACCCTACCTGCGCGCTGCTTGTGTGCCCGTCCCTGGGCTCGGAGCCAGGAGGGCAGCCGCGAGGGACATGGTCTTTGCCCTGAAGGACGAGGCTGGTAGGGGACGCAGACACACAGGTCGCCCGTGATGATGGGGACTGTGGTGGCGATAAACGCAGAGGCCCTGGGCCCTATTCTGAGAGCTTATACACTTTCACTCACTTGTATCTTCCCAGTGGAGACTCAGAGCGGTGAATTGGCTTGCCCAGTGCACAGGGTACTGAGGGGCTGGGGCCATTTGAACTTGGGCAGAGCTGGTGCTCTTAACGTCTACTCTCGTGAGGCTGTGCCACGGTGGATGTGAGCACAGGGGAGGCCCAGGAGGCACCCCTGACCAGGCCTGGGGTCCTGAGAAGCCTTCCTGAATGAGATGCCACCCACCCCCACGCTTGCTCACCGCATGTCCCTCCCTCTCCCGGTGTGGTGGGCTCTCCCCACAGTGGACAACTTGGACCCCAACTTCCAGAGTGACCAGCAGAGCAAGCGCACACCCCTGCACGCGGCTGCCCAGAAGGGCTCTGTGGAGATCTGCCATGTGCTGCTACAGGTCAGCGTGGGCCCCACCTGGGACCacagcaccccaccccaccccacctcagccCCTCCCTGGTGCCAACAGACCTTCCATGCAGGCTGGAGCCAACATCAATGCCGTGGACAAGCAGCAGCGGACGCCGCTGATGGAGGCCGTGGTGAACAACCATCTGGAGGTGGCTCGCTACATGGTGCAGCGCGGGGGCTGCGTCTACAGCAAGGTGCGTGGCCACACAGGCCCAGGCCGGGCTCAGGGGCCGGGCCTGAGGTGCCAGCCTGAGGACTCATCTGCCCGCATCTCCCCCAGGAGGAAGACGGCTCCACCTGCCTCCACCACGCCGCCAAAATTGGGAACCTGGAGATGGTCAGcctgttgctgagcacaggaCAGGTGGACGTCAACGCCCAGGTCAGCAGCCTGGTCCCCTTTCTCCCTCATCTGACCTCTGACCCTTTCCCTGCATGTCACACTGTTCCAGCCTGTTCCTatctcttttctctgcttcacttgtatttctcttcattcttttctggttctttttgtttttctttaccagTTTTCACTTGCTGCCTTAATGTCTGGAACTGGCCAGTATTAACTCAGTTTTTCACCTGTTGGAGGTGTTTTAGTCTGTGTTCTCCTTGATCTTTGAGCCGTTCCATCCTTTGTCCAGAAGAAGCCCCTTGCCACAGGCTTCTGTGGCTTTGAACTGATCCAGTAGCCTTTGAGAGCATCCTTGTCAGCAGCTGTCCTGCGCCAGACTCAGACTCTACCACTTTCTAAGAAACTCTGATCCCTTTAAGTGGGAAATATTTTTTTGGAGACTACAACAATCTGTGTACCTGAAGGTGGTTATTGCTCTTGGGGTCCCTGCTTCTCTTGGGAGTGGGTAGATCtaggaaatattttttagaaagagaaaaattacttTGCAGTCATGAGCAGTAGACACTATTAGTCCCAGTTtatagatgaagacactgagacccagagagcttGAATACCTGCCCCGGGGCGCCACTGCCTATGGGTGGTGGAGCCGCGACTCTGTGTGAGCAGGGcccttccctccccgcccccaggacAGCGGCGGGTGGACCCCCATCATCTGGGCTGCAGAGCATAAGCACATAGAAGTGATCCGCATGCTTCTGACACGGGGCGCGGATGTCACTCTCACCGACAACGTGAGTGAAGGGTTGGTGGGGATGCCGGAGGCGGGCTCAGTCCTGCCCTGCACCTGAGCTAGCTGCCGGCTGGGCTCAAGCCTCACCCCCTTCCGCCTCCACAGGAGGAGAACATCTGCCTGCACTGGGCCTCCTTCACCGGCAGCGCTGCCATCGCCGAGGTCCTCCTGAACGCCCGCTGTGACCTCCATGCTGTCAATTACCATGGGGACACACCCCTGCACATTGCGGCCCGGGAGAGCTACCACGACTGCGTGCTGtgagccccccgcccccgcacacacacccccacacacgcCTCTGCCACCTCTCACGGCCAGGTGCCCCACAGGTTCCCTGTCCCCTCCCAGGTTGTTCCTGTCACGTGGGGCGAACCCTGAGCTGCGGAACAAGGAAGGGGACACGGCGTGGGACCTGACCCCCGAGCGCTCCGACGTGTGGTTTGCCCTCCAGCTCAACCGCAAGCTCCGGCTCGGGGTGGGGAATCGGGCCATCCGCACGGAGAAGATAATTTGCCGGTGAGCCTGGGCTCTCTACGCACAcagagccccctccccaggccccttgGAGCCTCGGAATCCCCAGAACCACCTCCGTCCCCCCTGCAACATACACAGCTAGGGTTGGCAGATACAGCAAATAAAGGTAGACATCTGGCTAAATTAGAATTTCAGGTGAGCAACGCatacttttttaatgtttaagagtGTTCTGAGCAATATATTTgggacatgaaagtgaaagtgttagtcactcagtcctgtccaactttgtgacttcgtgaactatagcctgccaggctcctctgtccaggggattctccaggcaagaatactggactgggttgccatgccctcctccaggagatcttgccaacccagggttcgaacccaggtctcccgcattgcaggtggattctttactgtctgagtcaccagggaagcgctgTACTAAAAAAGTTATTTCCTGATTATCTGATctgaaatttagatttttaaCAAAGTGTCCTGCCTTTGACCTGGTACCCCCAGaacaccctctcccctcccccagccctctccTTGCTCCTAGGGAAGCCCTCACCCCATGCTCTAGCCACCCAGCTCCATCTCCCCTCCTGCCAGGGACGTGGCTCGGGGCTATGAGAACGTCCCCATCCCTTGTGTCAATGGTGTGGACGGGGAGCCCTGCCCCGAGGATTACAAGTACATCTCAGAGAACTGCGAGACGTCCACCATGAACATTGACCGCAACATCACCCACCTACAGGTGAGTGTGGGGCCCTGGGACCAACTCCCACAGGGGCACCCAGAGCCACCAAGTGGAGCCGGGCAGGTTGTGGGCCAACAAGGGCGCCTGGCCAAGGTGGTGGGGCTGAAAGGGACCTCTGGTGTGGGCTTGTATCCACCTGGGGAAGGGGACCTTTTTCTAGGACACATGAAGGTGTCGCATGGGCTCAAGGTGGCCCTAGAGATACCCCTGTCAGCAGCATCTTGATTCCCCCGCATCCTGGGACCATTACCACCACTGCCTTACAGTGTGAACCCTACAGAAAGGACAGCAGTTGGGGGGGCTTGAGGGGGTAAGCCGAGGTGTCTGGGCCGATTCTGAGGGCTGAGCTGACCCTACCTCCCGCCCCAGCACTGCACGTGTGTGGATGACTGCTCCAGCTCCAACTGCCTGTGTGGCCAGCTCAGCATCCGCTGTTGGTATGACAAGGTGCGTGCCCTGGCCATCTGCCCATCCACTCCTCCGGAGCTGGCCTCTGACACCAACCCTGTGGGGCCTCGTCCCTTGCCTTCTGTCCTGTGGGGAAAGTAGCAGAGAGAGCAGGGCGAGACCCAGGACTCCTAGGACGTTGCCAAGCCAGAGACGTGGTATACGCAGATCAAGGGCGATGGTTGTGGGTTTCCTGTTGGATGAACTCAGAGTATACGTGGCCTCCCTGAGTCTGGGGTGGGGTCAGTGGTGGATTTTTCGGTGAAGTCTTGGGAGTCCTGGGCAGCTGAGGGGAGCATCACACAAAAACCACTGTCCTCCTCTCCCTCGACCCCAGGATGGGCGGCTGCTCCAGGAATTTAATAAGATCGAGCCCCCGCTGATTTTTGAGTGTAACCAGGCATGCTCCTGCTGGAGAAACTGCAAGAACAGAGTCGTCCAGAGCGGCATCAAGTGAGTCCCTGCCCCTCGGCCCTCCTCATccccctttctcccttctctcctttggGAAGCTTCCACGTCACCCCCCTCAATACCATCCTCTCTCCCACCACCAGGGTGCGACTGCAGCTCTACCGAACAGCCAAGATGGGTTGGGGGGTCCGTGCCCTGCAGACCATTCCCCAGGGTACCTTCATTTGCGAGTGAGTGGTTGAGGGGGAGGGGTACTCTGGCTCTTGGGGGCAAAGGGCTGGGTGTGGGGCCATGGCTGACTCCCAGGCatccctctctgctctcctccctaATGGGTCCACCTGGCCAGCCTCCTCTGACCGCCATCCCCGAGCCTCCACTCTGCCCAGGCCACAGGGCCTGCGTCTTTCCCTCCCCATCAGTGTCTTTCTGAGCCTCACactccctctcccctgcccttcTCAACTGGGGAAAGCCCCAGTTTTAACAGACCAGGGTTTAAGCCCCATTCTGCCACTGGGAGTCCTCGGCCAAGTTCACAACCACTTTGAGCCTCCTCCTTCTTGTCTGCAAAATGGAGGTGATAACAACTACCCTTCTGTCCACCTCCTCAAGGGCCTCGGGCCTGTCCGTCTGCCAGTTCTTTCTCTTCCCAGCATCTATAACTTCTCCATGTCGCCCAGCTTTTACCTCATGGTCTTCAAACTTAATCttctttggcttaaaaaaaaaaagtcattcagCCCTATGTGGCTATTTAAGAAACCATTCATTTTTCCTCCATCATGTCATCTCTCAGTTTGACTCAGATAAGCGGCCTCTTCCTGCTAGGTCTGTTTCACCCCCATCCACTCCCTGCTCATCCCTGCCCAGATCTGCCTTTGTCCtctccctctgcttcctctcGTCAGTCCACACACCCCGACCCCTGTGTCTCAGTCTGCATTCTCCTGGCATCTGCCACCCCCTTAGCTCTGGCTCCCATGACACTACCCTTACCCGCAACtcatcctttcttcctcttcaccAGCTCCTCTCCCTCTGTTTTCCAAACGTGAGTGCTTCCTCCCCAGCTCTTCAGAGCTCCTGGGGCTGCATCCCTTCCTGCAGTTCTCACCTCTCTCCTGTCCTCAGCCCGACCTTGCCCCACCTGCTGGGTGATTTCCTCATCCTCCCCACGTCCACACCTGAACAGATTCCCCACCCAGGCCCACTGCCAAGATGCTCATCCCTTCACCCCAGAGGTTCGGCATTTCCCTGCTGCCCCGAATCATCCTCTGGTGCAGCTTGACCCTTCCCTTTAGCTTCCCCACCGCTGCTACCCCAATGGCCCCACACTTCTCACCCCTGCCCCACACTGTCGGTCCTGCCTGTTGGTCTAGCTGTCCCGGGGGGACCCCAACTGCCCAGAGTTTGTCCTATGTGTACTCTCACATGTCTGcgtccccaggctcctcttcctgATCCCCCTTCTGGATGGggacctcccaccccctccctgccaGGTCATGTCTCCTATCCTTGGGTCACCCACCCCAGCCATGTGGATCTGTGAGATTCACAGACAGTGACTAGGGCAGCTGACAAACGGTGGAAGAGGACTCCCAGGctgtggggagaggcagggcctGGAGCCTACTTCCAGTAACTCCCTGCTCACCTCCAGAACCACCACTTCCTGCCCAACAGGTATGTCGGAGAACTGATCTCTGATGCCGAGGCTGATGTGAGAGAGGACGATTCTTATCTCTTCGACCTGGACAATAAGGTGGGCAGGAGACCCCCTTGCCCTCCTCCTCTCAAGCAGCAGATGGAAACCTGGGGAGGAGGGACCAGGTGATCAGTGGGGCAAGGAGGTTGGCCAGCCAGCAGGGTGGTGGTAGATGTGATGAGTGATGCTCCCCCCTCAGGATGGAGAGGTGTACTGCATCGATGCCCGTTACTACGGCAACATCAGCCGGTTCATCAACCACTTGTGTGACCCCAACATCATCCCCGTCCGGGTCTTCATGCTGCACCAGGACCTGAGATTTCCACGCATCGCCTTCTTCAGTTCCCGAGACATCCGGGCCGGGGAGGAGCTGGGGTGAGGCCTCCTGAGGCTCAGCCAGGGGTGTGGGAGATGTAGCAAGCCCCAGACCAAAAGCAGAAGGCTGGCAAGTGCCTGGTTTCCAGGCATAGATTAGAGCAGAGCCTCTCTGAAGTCACTGTAGACAGTCCTGGACCTCACGGAGTTTGAGTTAGTAGGTTTGGGGTGGGTCGTGAGAGCCTTCACTTCTAACAAGCTCCCGGCATTGCCAGGGCATTTGAACCTAGGAGGGCTTAGAGCCCCTCTGAAGATGGGAGTGGGTGCTCTGGAGTGGGTCTGGACTCCACAAATCTCTTGTGCTCCTCTGACAGGTTTGACTATGGTGACCGCTTCTGGGACATCAAAAGCAAGTACTTCACCTGCCAGTGTGGCTCTGAGAAGTGCAAGCACTCGGCTGAGGCCATTGCCCTGGAGCAGAGCCGCCTGGCCCGCCTGGACCCACACCCTGAGCTGCTGCCTGAGCTCAGCTCCCTGCCCCCCGTCAACCCCTGAGATCGGACCACAGCTGCTGTCCCACCCCTGGACGGCCACCAGCTCCGTAGCTACTTCTGCCGCTTGCCCACAGCCCACGCCTGGGGGCTTTTACCGTCTCCTCTCTCCCTTACCTCTTCACACATTCACAGCCAGCTCCCAGCCAGGCCCTGGAGGTCTGACAGCCCCTGTCTCCCAGAGCTGGTTCTTTCCTGGGAGGGTGACTTCAGGGCTGGCCACCCCTCCCCCCGCAagtctccccccaacccccgttCCCCACCCTCAACTGAAGTTTGATGAAATTGACCCTCTGTGCtaattggtttcctttgttctcaataaatgttgggTTTATAATAAACTGGACAATTGTTGACGGAAAAGCACACACAGCCTGAGGGAATGTGGGTCCAAGGGGCAGAAAGGGGATGGGAAGGGGGCTGGGCAGGTGTGGCTGGTGTGGATAGCCCTCCAGGCGAAGGGGAAGGTTATGGGGGGAATTACTGTGGGGCAGAGTCTAGTCTAGGGTAGGTCTTACCTCCACACTTCCGGTAGGAGGGCGTGGGTGTGACTGTATTACAGTTGGAAGTAGTTTACAGAATTCTAAAGGATTTTCTTAGAGTGTGTGAGTTCCTCAGGCCACGGACCATGAGCCCTGACCTGACCCACATCCCAGGCTTTCCTTCCCGCACTCCAGCTTCCAGCGCTCAGCTGAGTCCAGAAGGAACTCGAGTGTGTCGGGGACcacaggcaggggaggggctgtgaCGTGTGCAGAGGGCGGGGCTGGTGGCAGGTGAGCCGCCAGGTCTCCTGGGCTCCAATCACTCCGGGAGACTGAGCCATGGGGGGAAAACAGGACCAGGACGAGGAGGCCTACGGTGAGGCGGAGGGCTGGGGGCAGTGAGGCTGGGCTAGGGGCCCGGAGACCGGTCAGGGAGGGGAGGCCTGCTCTGGAAATGGTGGCTGGGTTACCCTAAGGAGAGGAGCTGAGGGCAGTCGTGGTCCCCGAGGGGAGGACCCAGGAAACAGCTGATGGAAGAAAGGAGATAGCGTCAGGGTTCTTGGAGGAGTATGGGGTTCAGGGACTGGGGACCATTGCTGGGAGCCTTTGAGGAGTGAAGCTGTGATCTCCATGAGAAGGGAGGCTGGAGTCCCTTGGAGCAGGGGGCAATGTGTCACGCCTGAATTCCGGGGCCCCCTCAGAGCATGGCCCTTGGAAGTGAAGCCTGAAGGAATCAAGGTCAGTGTCCTGAGCAGGGGAAGGAGTTCAGGGGCTGGAGGAGtgagccaggctctgtgctgctgTGGGGAGGAACAGCTGGGGTCCCCGAGAAGAGGGGGAGTTTCAGCCAGGACTCTTGAGTCTCCAGGAGGGGAAAGGTGTTGGAGTCTGCGTGCCAGGGACTGTGAGGAATGGCAGGGGCAGTGGGTTCTGCTGAGGGCCCCTGTAAGGAGTTGGGGCAGCagagggggctgggggcctgcCTCCAGGATCCCTGTTAGGAGGGAGCCCAGAGGAAAGAGGCAGCGGCCTGCTGGGGTTCCTGTGAAAGGTAAGGCCTGAGGAGGAAGGAGGTGGCTCGTCTCCAGAGCGTCTGTGAGGAACAAAGGCTGGGAGCCTGCCCCAGGGGTCCCAGGGAttagtgtgggggtgggggtggggaatctgCAGGGAGAGGAAATGGGGACCAGCTTCTGGGATCCCTGTGTGCACTGAGGACTGGGGGCCTGCCTGCAGAGAGTCCCTGGGGTTCAGGGGCCTGCCCTGGTCGGGCCAGGAGGGAACCCCAAGGGAGGGACCTGCCCAAGGTAAGGCTTGGTCAGAAGGGAGGTAGGGGAAGGAGCAGTGGGGACGCCCCACAGACTTCCTGGAGAGGTTTTGGGTCAATCATTGACATCATGTCCCAGAACCACGGAGGGACAGAGTCCAGGGCACCTAGGAGAAGGGGCCACACCCCTTCCCAGATTCTCACCCCCGCCTGTGTCCCACATGGGACCCTGGCGGCCTGGCCCCACCTCCTCCCCGTGTGTACTCAGGGAGGACCAGGAACAGGACTTGTGGCCACAGCAATCTCAACTGCCGGCTCAGGTGTCAGCCTGACCGCTCCCCCGGAGAGGAGGCTGGCGGCAGCTGGGGACTAAGGTCCCTTCGGGGCAGGAGGTCTACAGCGTTGGGGGTGGGTCTCCTCCCTCTCCAGGTCCTACAGGAATTGATACCTTTGGCTCCAGCTTCTTTCCCCACAGCCTGGGGCCAGAGAgtggagggaaggactggggcaGATGTGGGAGGGACTGCGCCCACCCTGAGTAGGGGTGCAGAGAGGGGGAAGGACAAGGACTGGGATGTGAGAGCCACTGAGATGACTGAACGCAGAATCCCACGTCCCAGCTAGAGAAGAGACTCGGAAGAAAGGAGCCAGGGTGGAGGAAGGAGGTGAAGAGCCTTGAGGTGTGAGCATAAATGACCCATAAAAGGCCGCCCTTCCCCCCTACCTCCAAGGCCTCCTGGTTGGAGTTCACAGGGAGCAGCAAAGTTGCTGAGCAAGCCTGGATCCCACTCTCCGTGTTCTCTGCTCTCCCCTcctgccagccctgcccctctctttctccctccaaaTTCCTGAGTGCCCTGAGGACAGGGCTTAGGGTAGACCTTGCGGTGGGTAGGGATTTGGAGAGACTAGAAACTGGGGGAAAGAGATGCCTCTCAATGTCTCACTCCCCAcgctcctccccctgcccttcaGGGAAACCAGCCAAATATGACC
It encodes the following:
- the EHMT2 gene encoding histone-lysine N-methyltransferase EHMT2 isoform X2 — encoded protein: MLRGCNGAGGPERDLQQSGGPAPGADEGTRGWEVGGVGTEARVQSPAAPEWAAGAGAPGARARGTRGRPPGWGAAGAGGVGARGPRGLGDKGGAARAAGRRGRGRGAEAPPPPPPLFSAPEMRGLPRGRGLMRARGRGRAAPPGSRGRGRGGAHRGRGRPRSLLSLPRAQASWAPQLPTGLTSPPIPCVPSQGEAPVEMGALVLEKEPRGATERVHGSLGDTPRSEETLPKANPDSLETAGPSSPASVTVTVGDEGADTPVGATPLIGDEPENLEGDGDLHGGRILLGHATKSFPSSPSKGGACPSRAKMSMTGAGKSPPSVQSLAMRLLSMPGAQGAPAAGPEPPQATASPEGQPKVHRARKTMSKPGNGQPPVPEKRPPEVQHFRMSDDVHSLGKVTSDVAKRRKLNSGGGLSEELASTRSSGDVTLEKGDPGSLEEWETVVGDDFSLYYDSYSVDERVDSDSKSEVEALAEQLSEEEEEEEEEEEEEEEEEEEEEEEEEDEESGNQSDRSGSSGRRKAKKKWRKDSPWVKPSRKRRKREPPRAKEPRGVSNDTSSLETERGFEELPLCSCRMEAPKIDRISERAGHKCMATESVDGELSGCNAAILKRETMRPSSRVALMVLCETHRARMVKHHCCPGCGYFCTAGTFLECHPDFRVAHRFHKACVSQLNGMVFCPHCGEDASEAQEVTIPRGDGVTPPAGTAAPAPPPLAQDAPGRADTSQPSARMRGQGEPRRPPCDPLADTIDSSGPSLALPNGGCLSAVGLPPGPGREALEKALVIQESERRKKLRFHPRQLYLSVKQGELQKVILMLLDNLDPNFQSDQQSKRTPLHAAAQKGSVEICHVLLQAGANINAVDKQQRTPLMEAVVNNHLEVARYMVQRGGCVYSKEEDGSTCLHHAAKIGNLEMVSLLLSTGQVDVNAQDSGGWTPIIWAAEHKHIEVIRMLLTRGADVTLTDNEENICLHWASFTGSAAIAEVLLNARCDLHAVNYHGDTPLHIAARESYHDCVLLFLSRGANPELRNKEGDTAWDLTPERSDVWFALQLNRKLRLGVGNRAIRTEKIICRDVARGYENVPIPCVNGVDGEPCPEDYKYISENCETSTMNIDRNITHLQHCTCVDDCSSSNCLCGQLSIRCWYDKDGRLLQEFNKIEPPLIFECNQACSCWRNCKNRVVQSGIKVRLQLYRTAKMGWGVRALQTIPQGTFICEYVGELISDAEADVREDDSYLFDLDNKDGEVYCIDARYYGNISRFINHLCDPNIIPVRVFMLHQDLRFPRIAFFSSRDIRAGEELGFDYGDRFWDIKSKYFTCQCGSEKCKHSAEAIALEQSRLARLDPHPELLPELSSLPPVNP